The following coding sequences lie in one Mercenaria mercenaria strain notata chromosome 5, MADL_Memer_1, whole genome shotgun sequence genomic window:
- the LOC123556892 gene encoding leukocyte elastase inhibitor-like, with product MASPRRDISDCVNEFTLSMYRQITADKPSENIFISPSNVAVVMTMVYVGARKQSEEQMAKTLRLTNMERRYVLQQMERFVEKVEKGSKYITIKTANSLFPHSDKRILEEYVSTVKKYFRTDVKPKDYTSEPDKSRLEINTWVEENTNGKIKDLLPEGALNSLTAMVIVNTLYFKGNWEIPFDSKYTETKDFVKLNGDKVNVRMMRAKKMEDVRYCKNRKLNCKVLKLSYEYSKIGMVIVLPKENDGLLALERKPSLDTLRGLVSGLDLVTADVSLPKFKLESSVQLKQLLSALGMVDVFDMDKADLSGMGNDLFVSEVYHKTFIDVNEEGTEAGAATAAVEVSRSLEETYRFNADHPFLFMIWHHGLDVPLFIGRLLEPSTVAEASFKHKRQRSRTNDVEHTKRRRQDFTW from the coding sequence ATGGCGTCACCCAGAAGAGATATATCGGATTGTGTAAATGAGTTCACTTTATCTATGTATCGGCAAATCACAGCTGACAAACCTTCCGAAAatatcttcatatcaccaagtaATGTGGCCGTCGTAATGACAATGGTATATGTTGGAGCTAGAAAACAATCAGAAGAACAAATGGCTAAAACACTGAGACTCACCAATATGGAAAGGCGGTATGTACTTCAGCAAATGGAGAGATTTGTTGAAAAAGTAGAAAAAGGGAGTAAATATATTACCATAAAGACTGCAAATAGCTTGTTTCCTCATTCTGATAAAAGAATTTTAGAAGAATATGTGTCAACTGTGAAGAAATACTTCAGAACAGATGTAAAACCAAAGGATTACACAAGCGAACCAGATAAATCTAGGCTTGAGATAAACACATGGGTTGAAGAAAATACTAATGGAAAAATCAAAGACCTTTTACCAGAAGGAGCTTTGAACTCACTTACAGCCATGGTGATCGTGAACACTTTATACTTCAAAGGAAACTGGGAGATTCCTTTTGATTCAAAATATACTGAAACAAAAGACTTCGTCAAATTGAACGGCGATAAGGTCAACGTTAGAATGATGAGAGCGAAAAAGATGGAAGATGTCCGCTACTGTAAAAATCGGAAGCTGAATTGCAAAGTACTTAAGCTGAGCTATGAATACAGCAAGATCGGAATGGTAATTGTTCTACCAAAGGAGAACGATGGATTGCTGGCCCTGGAAAGAAAACCCAGTTTGGATACTCTGAGGGGTCTTGTAAGTGGCCTTGATTTAGTCACCGCGGATGTCTCTTTGCCCAAGTTCAAACTGGAATCGTCAGTCCAGCTCAAGCAACTGCTGTCTGCATTAGGAATGGTAGATGTGTTTGATATGGACAAAGCTGATTTGTCAGGAATGGGAAACGATCTGTTTGTTTCGGAAGTATATCACAAGACATTTATTGACGTCAACGAAGAGGGTACTGAAGCGGGCGCCGCTACAGCAGCTGTTGAAGTATCAAGGAGTTTAGAGGAAACATACAGATTCAATGCCGATCATccttttctttttatgatttggcATCATGGACTTGATGTTCCGTTGTTTATTGGCAGACTGTTAGAACCGTCGACTGTTGCAGAGGCAAGTTTTAAGCATAAAAGGCAAAGGTCCAGAACGAATGATGTAGAACATACAAAAAGACGGAGACAAGATTTTACCTGGTAA